The Coregonus clupeaformis isolate EN_2021a chromosome 8, ASM2061545v1, whole genome shotgun sequence genome has a segment encoding these proteins:
- the LOC121572720 gene encoding uncharacterized protein LOC121572720 yields the protein MQQLLFMGSLVVQDEETLLLCGRGSLQETIGPGGSGGYRGDSQPGRAPLGSSVDTTESVKWGRFEPQSLTQVLVQQSTQGCEILEQQRDEANQKLKEIEEGDGCCRAAVPDRTLMQRECRGPHCQVVVYYGYCSSSCDSVGTPKNVSMMSSTKPVTKENKVLKRRSQALLPLISELPKNMATMTFNLESDQGMDPILKKLSKQNKNMNKMKRVSQLVTEDFTEITQKLELAQCLRQHAEVFAHQVLVKQKETQRQSMALQQSSETSLQLQQALEQVAHISSTLQDMQRYYRNQSPCCPAQQEEGVSQQH from the exons atgcagcagctactcttcatggGGTCCTTGGTGGTACAGGATGAGGAGACACTGCTCCTGTGTGGTCGTGGCTCTCTACAGGAGACTATAGGGCCAGGAGGTTCAGGGGGGTACAGGGGTGACAGTCAGCCAGGCAGAG CTCCTCTCGGCAGCTCAGTGGACACTACAGAGAGTGTTAAGTGGGGGAGATTCGAGCCACAGAGCTTAACACAGGTGCTAGTGCAGCAGAGCACACAGGGG TGTGAGATTCTGGAGCAGCAGAGGGATGAGGCCAATCAGAAGCTGAAAGAGATAGAGGAAG gagATGGATGTTGTAGAGCTGCAGTTCCAGATCGAACGCTCATGCAGAGAGAGTGCAGAGGCCCTCACTGTCAAGTTGTGGTGTATTATGGTTACTGTAGTTCATCATGCGACAGCGTTGGAACTCCAAAGAATGTCTCAATGATGTCATCCACTAAACCA GTGACCAAAGAGAACAAGGTTCTGAAGAGGAGAAGCCAGGCTCTGCTGCCACTCATCTCTGAGCTTCCTAAAAACATGGCCACCATGACCTTTAACCTGGAGTCTGACCAGGGGATGGACCCCATACTGAAGAAACTGTCCAAGCAGAACAAGAACATGAATAAGATGAAGAGAG TGTCCCAGCTTGTGACAGAGGATTTCACAGAGATCACTCAGAAACTGGAGCTGGCACAGTGCCTCAGACAGCATGCAGAGGTCTTCGCCCACCAG GTGTTGGTGAAGCAGAAGGAGACCCAGAGACAGAGCATGGCGCTGCAGCAGAGTTCAGAGACCAGTCTCCAGCTCCAACAGGCTCTGGAACAGGTGGCCCACATCAGCAGTACCCTACAGGACATGCAGCGCTACTACCGAAACCAG tCCCCTTGTTGTCCTGCGCAACAAGAGGAAGGAGTCAGCCAACAACACTGA